Part of the Subtercola frigoramans genome, ACGTCCAACGCCGACGTCACGGGCCTTTCCACCTCGCTCACGCTCGAGCAGCTTGCGGCCCTGAACGGCGGTCGTACTCCGGTCGGCATCAACCGGGCACTGAATCCTGGCCCGTTCGATGCGACGTGGACCGTGGCAGTGACCGACCAGGTCTGGGTCGCCGGCGAGACGCTGCTGGATGCCAGCAGCCAGTCGGTGACCACGGTGACACTGTCAGGCGGCGGCCTCGCTTCGGCTAGAACCGTTGCCGTCGCTTCTGCGGATGCTGCTTCGGCTGACACCGCTCCAGGGTCACTGGCGTGGGCGGTCGACAGCACACATTCTGAGGCCGTGGCAACGACTGTGACGGACTGGCTCTCGGCCGCCGACGAGGCAGCTCTCTTCAAGTACTACCTGCCGCTTGCACTCCTGCTCGCTGCTTCGGTGCTCGCCGCATTCGGTCTCCGTGGTCTCCGCTCGGCGCGAAGAGTGCGCTCCGTCGCCGGCAATGAAGCTCGACTGCATTCCCTCCCCGACCCGCTCTCCCTCCCCGAACAACAGTCCGCCCCCGAACGGCAGTCCCCTCCCGAATACGCACGCAGCGTTCAGAACCAGGAGCTTCATCTTCATGACGCCTAGCACCAGCCACAGCACCCTTCGTCTCACTCTCCTCGCTGCGGTTGTCGCCGGCAGCATGCTGCTCACCGGCTGCACCGCGGGGTCATCTGCGGGCTCATCGGTGTCCTCAGGTTCAGGTGCGGCACCCGTTGCCAACGGTGCAGCTCAGGTCGCCGTCACTCTGACGGGATCGCAGTGCTTGCTCGACTACACCACGGCGCCCGCGGGCCCGGTCACGTTCACGGTGACGAACACCGACGCCGCAGGTCTCAGCGAGGTCGAACTGATGAGCGACAAGCGGATCCTGGGCGAGCGGGAGAACATCGTGGCCGGTCTGAAGCCTGCCTCATTCACGGTGACGCTCTCGGGCGGAAGCTACGCGCTGAACTGCCCGGGAGCCACCGCGGAGAACACGACCTTCACTGTCACCGGCGCAGCCACGACAGCAGCCAGCGACGTGCAGGGCCGCCTTACCGAGGGCACCACCGGCTACGGCGCCTTCATCGAAGACCAGGCGGCGGGCCTCGTAGCGGCCGTGGCCACCCTCGATGCTGCCATCCAGGCCGGCGATGTCGCTGCAGCGAAGAAGGCCTATGCCGCCGCGCGCCCGTTCTATGAGCGCATCGAGCCGGTCGCCGAGAGCTTCGCCGACCTCGACCCCCAGGTCGACGCGCGAGTCGCCGATGTCACGCCGGGCACAGAATGGACGGGCTTCCACCCCATCGAGAAGGATCTGTTCGAAACCGGCGCCATCGCCGACACGACCAAGGCGCTGAGCACCAAACTGGTTGCCGACATCGCCCAATTGCAGACCCTCACCACCGGCCTCAGCTACAAGCCGGAAGAACTCGCAAACGGAGCGTCGAGCCTGCTCGAAGAGGTGCAGTCCTCGAAGATCACTGGCGAAGAAGAGGCGTACAGCCACATCGACCTCGTCGACTTCGCAGCGAACATCGAGGGCTCTGAGCAGGCCTTCGAGTACCTGAAGCCCGCCCTGACCACCATCGATCCTGACTTGACCACGTCGATCAGCGGGCAGTTCGAGTCAGTGGATGCCCTGCTCGCCAGCTACGCAGACACCAGTGCGCTCGGGGGCTTCGTTCTCTACACCGACACGCTGAAGGCGTCAGACGCCACGAAGCTCACCCAGGCCATCCAGGCGCTGCAGGCACCGCTCTCGCAGATCGCCGAGAAGGTGGCAACGGCGTAGTGGGGGTTTCAGAAGAGACGACAGCACCCGAATCAACCGGCATCTCGCGCCGGGCATTCTTCGGAGGGGCCGTCGCGAGTGCTGCGGCCGGAGCGGCTGCCGGAATCACGACGACAGGACTGGCGTCGACCGCAGCGAACGCGGGCCCGGCGGCCGTGTCGGCGTCTGACAGTGCCTACGACTTCTACGGCCCACACCAGGCGGGCATCCGGACGCCCCCGCAGGATCACCTGGTGCTCATGGTCTTCGACGTCACCACCACCTCAGCTGCCGAGCTGCAGGTCATGCTCGCCAAGTGGTCGGCCGCCATCGCCCAGTACACCGGTGGCCTCGCCGTCGGTGCGGTCGAACCCGAGCGTGACCTCGCCGTGCCCGGCGACACCGGAGAGGCCGAGGGCATGGGCCCGAACCAGCTCACCGTGACGCTCGGTTTCGCGCCGTCGATGTTCGACGACCGTTTCGGCTGGAAACCACACCGGCCGGCGGCGCTTGTCGACATTCCGGCATTCGCGAGCGACGCGCTCACCCCGGGGTACACCGGCGGCGACATCTGCGTGCAGGCGTGTGCGAGCGACCCGCAGGTCGCCTACCACGCGATCCGCAACCTCGCGAGAATGGCCAGGACCACCGCAGCCACACGGTACGTCGTGCAGGGGTTCGGCCGGGCATCCGCTGGCGCCGGCCAGACGACGCCACGCAACCTCATGGGGTTCAAAGACGGCACGCGCAACATCACCACCGACGATGACTTCGAGAAGTTCGTCTGGGTCGGCGACGATGCAGACCAGCAGTGGATGATCGGCGGCAGCTACCTCGTGACCCGCAAGATCCACATGCTCATCGAGACCTGGGACGCGGACTTCATCGGCGACCAGCATGCGGTGTTCGGGCGCACGAAGGTCCAGGGCGCACCGCTGGGCGGGGCGCACGAATTCGACACGCCCGACTTCGCTGCGAAGGCTGCTGACGGCTCGCCGGTCATTCCAGCAACGTCACACGTCGCCCTTGCCGCGCACGAGAACAACGGTGGGGTGAAGATCCTGCGGCGCGGGTACAACTTCACCGACGGCATCGACAGCGTCGGCCGCCTGGATGCCGGGCTCATGTTCATCTCGTACCAGAAGGACCCGGCGCAGTTCGTCGCGCTTCAGTCGAAACTCGGCGCGTCCGATCGCCTCAACGAGTACATCAGGCACGTCGGCTCCGGTGTCTTCGCTGTGCCGCCCGGGCTCTCTGGCGCGGGGGACTACTTCGGTAAGGCCTTGTTCGGCGCCTGACCGCTGATTGAGTAGTGGGCTAATGCGCTGATTGAGTAGCGAAGCGTATCGAAATCCAGAGTGGGGTTTCGATACGCGGCGGTGCCGCTACTCAACCGGCGAATGCGCTGATCGAGTAGCGAAGCGTATCGAAATCGAGCTTCGTGGCTCACAGGCCCATCGTGGGCTCTACGCGGGCGAGGGAGGCCGCGAGATCGGCGACATCGGATCGGAGCGAACTCGCCTGGCTCTCGCTGAGCTTGTCGTAGGTCATGAAGGTCACTCCGTCCCGATACGAGTTGAGAGCATCCTGCACCGCTGCGAACTGGTGGTCGAGCCGCGTCGCCAGAGCCGCGTCCTGGGTGACGAGCACCGCGCGGATTCCGTCGAAGACGATACGGGCTCCGTCGACGTAGCCCTGCAGGTCTGAGACCCCGCTCTTCGACAGTGAATCCTTTCTGCCGCTCGCTGCCTCATTCCCCAGGGTGGCGATGAGCGCAGCCGCGCCGGCCGTCTGTTCGTCAGTGGTGAGACTCAGTCCGTAGACGGCCTCGGAGAGAGAATGCGTGTCGGTGGTGAGGGCGGTGGCGAGTGCCGTTCGCTGTTCCACGGTGAGAGGGGATTGGCCGGCGACCGGGTACAGGTCACTCTCGATCGCCTGCCACCCGCTTAGCGCCGTGCCAGCCGTTGCTGAGGTGTTCAGCGAACCGAGTGCGGGGTCCGGCCCGTCGATACGGGCGGCCAGATCGGAGAATTCGCTCCTGGCGACGAGCATCCGGTTGTAGAACATGCGCGTCGGGGCATTGAGCGCCTGCGCGAGGGCCGTGTCTCCGGACTGGTAGGCGGCGGCGAATTCTGCCGTGCCGCCGTCGAGCTGTTCGGCCTGTTGGCGCAGGTACACAGCGAAATCGCTCGTCGACTCCCTGAGCTGCAGGGTGATGAACTGGGCCTGGGTGACGGGCTGCGCTGCCGACTGCATCGACGTGGAGCTGTGGGCAGTGCATCCGCTCACGACGAGGGTGACCGCCACGGCGAGGAGGGCCAGGGCGGAATGGTGTTTTTTCACGAATGGTCTCCGTGGGTCGTCAAGAGAGAAAGTTGTCGCGGCTGCAACGCGGCACCTTCGCCGCCTCTACGGTACCCGTTCGCAGAATTGCTTGAGCTTGCTGAACTACATTGGGGGCAGATCGAAAGGTAATCGTGATGTCGTACGAACCACTGGCTGCGAACGGCCGGGCACTGGGCCAGGCACCCCACCCAGACGAACCGGACGTCGGCGAATCGATGGTCGTGCGGGTGGGCAGCTGGGCGATCGGCCTGCTCCTCGGCGTCGTCTACGGGATGCTCGGCACCGTCGTGAACCAGGCGACGTTCAGCTTCTTCGGTCTCTTCGACGTTCCGATCGGGTTGATCTTCGCCTGCGTCGGTCTGGCTCTGCTGCTGGTCGGGCTCCGTCTGATACTGCCGACCCGAACGGTGGCTGTGCTCTGCGCTGTGGGCTCGGTGGCCCTGGTGGCCGTTCTCACCCTGCCGAGCCCTGGCGGGTCGGTGTTGATCCCTGCCAACGTCGCCGGCTACATCTGGACCTTTGCACCGACGATCATTGCACTCGTGACACTCGCCTGGCCCAGCCGGCCCCTGCGCCGGGCGACGGCCGCGCAGGGCGGTGCCGGGCGTCTTTCGGGAACCGGGCGTCCAATAGAATAGAGCTGATCTTTCGAAGGGATTTCATCACTGTGACCTATGTCATTGCCTTACCCTGTGTCGACGTGAAAGACCGGGCCTGCATCGATGAGTGCCCGGTCGACTGCATCTACGAGGGCGAGCGTTCGCTGTACATCCATCCCGACGAGTGTGTGGACTGCGGCGCCTGTGAACCGGTGTGCCCCGTCGAGGCGATCTACTACGAAGACGACCTGCCAGAGGAATGGGCAGACTACTACAAGGCGAACGTCGAGTTCTTCGACGACATCGGTTCGCCGGGTGGAGCTGCGAAAGTCGGCGTCATCGCCAAGGACCACCCGGTGATCTCGGTGCTTCCTCCGCAGGGAGCATGAGCCCAGCGTGAGCCGAGCATGAGCCACGTATGAGCCTCCGTGCCCTGCCTGACTACCCGTGGGACCAGATGGTTCCCTACGTCGAGCAGGCGAAGAACCACTCTGGCGGCATCGTCGACCTGTCGATCGGGTCTCCGGTCGATCCAACTCCCGAGCTGATTCGTGAAGCGCTGGCTGCAGCCACCGATGCGCATGCCTACCCCCAGACCGCCGGTACGCCGGAGCTTCGGAACGCGATCGTTGCGTGGTACGCACGCCGGCGCGGAGTACCCGGCCTGACGCCGGAGCAGGCGCTGCCGACCATCGGGTCGAAGGAGCTGGTGGCCTGGCTGCCGTTCATGCTCGGGCTCGGCGAGGGCGACGTCGTCGTGCACCCTCGCGCTGCCTACCCCACCTACGAGATCGGCGCCCTTGTTGCCGGTGCGCGTGCGTTCGCCTCCGATGACCCTGCCGAATGGCCTGCCGGGACGAAGCTCGTGTGGTTGAACTCGCCCGGCAACCCCGACGGGCACGTTCTGGGTGTGGCCGAACTCCGGGAGGCCGTCGCCCGCGCTCGCGAGCTCGGTGCGGTCATCGCCAACGACGAGTGCTACGCCGAACTGGGCTGGGAGGGGGAGTGGGCCGCGCAGCCCGTGCCGAGCATCCTCGACCCCCGGGTGACCGGTGCAGACGCAACATCGGTGCTCTCGGTGTACTCGCTGAGCAAGCAGTCGAACCTCGCAGGCTTTAGGGCAGCGTTCATCGCCGGTGACGCTGAACTGATCGCCCGGCTCCTGAATGTTCGAAAGCAGACCGGCATGATGCCGCCGGCACCGGTGCAGGCCGCCATGACGGTCGCTCTCGGAGATGACACTCACGTCGCGGCCCAGAAGGAGCTGTACCGTGCGCGCCGCGCGATACTCAAACCGGCCCTCGAACGGTACGGCCTTCATATCGACCGAAGCGAGGCGGGGCTCTACCTCTGGGCGACGGGCGGGGTCGACGCCTGGCAGACGATCGCCGAACTCGCCGCCCTCGGGATCGTTGCAGGGCCCGGAACGTTCTACGGCGAGCACTTTCCGCAGCACGTCAGGTTCTCGCTCACGGCGACGGATGCGAAGATCGCTGAGGCGGTGCTGCGGCTCGCAGAAGTATCTCGGCGCGAAGCTACCCCCGGCGTCCTTTAGGCTGAGGGGTGTGGTACGACGGCTCATCGTCGAGCCTCACACATCTCCCGGCATCGTCATGCCGACAGTGAACTCGTAGGAGGACCGCCATGGGCGAAATCGACCCGGACATCCAGAAGGCCACCCTGTCGTTCCCCGGCGGCACAGCTGAGTTTCCGATTCTCCAGAGTGTTGACGGTGCGTCATCGATGGACATCTCGACGCTCACCAAGCAGACCGGGCTGACAACGCTCGACTACGGATTTGTCAACACCTCGGCCACGAAGTCGGCGATCACCTACATCGACGGTGACAAGGGGATCCTGCGGTATCGCGGGTACCCGATCGACCAGATCGCCGAGAACTCGACCTACCTCGAGACGGCGTGGCTGCTCATCTACGGAGAACTGCCGACTCCGACCGAGCTGGCGGAGTTCGACGACAAGATCCGACACCACACCCTGCTGCACGAAGATCTGAAGCGCTTCTTCGACGCGCTGCCCCACAATGCCCACCCGATGTCTGTGTTGTCTGCGGGCATCTCGGCACTCTCAACGTACTACCAGGACTCCCTCGACCCGCGGAACCCCGAGCACGTCGAGATCTCGACCATCCGCCTGCTGGCAAAGTTGCCCGTGATGGCGGCCTACGCGCACAAGAAGAGCCTCGGGCAGGCGTTCCTCTACCCCGACAACAGCCTGAGCTTCATCGACAACTTCCTGCGGCTCAACTTCGGCACGAACGCCGAGCCCTACGTGATCAACCCAGTGCTGTCGAAGGCGCTCGAGCGCCTTCTCATCCTGCACGAAGACCACGAGCAGAATGCGTCGACGTCGACGGTTCGGCTGGTCGGCTCGACCGAGGCCAACATCTTCGCGTCGATCTCGGCCGGCATCAATGCCCTCTACGGGCCTCTTCACGGCGGCGCGAACGAGGCAGTGCTCACGATGCTGGCACAGATCCGCGATTCGGGTGAGGGCGTCGAGAAGTTCGTCGAACGGGTCAAGAACAAAGAGGCAGGCGTCAGGCTCATGGGCTTCGGCCACCGGGTCTACAAGAACTACGATCCTCGTGCAAAACTCGTCAAGGAGGCGGCTGACGAGGTGCTTGCCGCCCTGGGCGTACAGGATGATCTGCTCGACATCGCCAAGGAGCTCGAAGCGATCGCCCTGGCCGACGAGTACTTCATCTCGCGGCGGTTGTACCCGAACGTCGACTTCTACACCGGCGTGATCTACAAGGCGATGGGCTTCCCGACGCGCATGTTCACGGTGCTCTTCGCGATCGGGCGCCTGCCCGGCTGGATCGCCCACTGGCGGGAGATGCAGATCGACCCGGCGACCAAGATCGGTCGGCCCCAGCAGCTCTACATCGGCAGCCCTGAAAGAGACTTCCCCCAGAGCGCGCTGGAGCTGTAAGCGAGCATCCAGTGGATGCTCGCTGCGACGCCAGCGCCGACGAAGCTGTGCTTTGTCGGCGGCGGGAGTTGGGGCCGAAAAGGACCTCAAGCATGAAGCGTTTCGTTCAGGGTGACCCCCGCGCCCGTGCGCGACAGCACCTCGACGGCGCCTGAGATCGAGTTGCGTCGGAACAACAGGTTCGGTACACCCGAGAGCTCGACGGCTTTCACCGATGGCACAGTTCCGTCGGCCTTCGGAGCGCTTCCCACCAGCAGAACCTTCGTGCCTGCAGTGACGTAGAGGCCCGCCTCCACGACGGAGTCGTCACCGATCGAAATCCCGATCCCGGAGTTCGCGCCGAGCAGCACCCGTCGCCCGATGGAGACACGCTGGGTGCCGCCCCCTGAGAGCGTGCCCATGATGGATGCCCCTCCACCGATGTCTGATGCGTCGCCGACAACGACGCCCTGCGAGATGCGCCCCTCGACCATCGATGTACCAAGGGTGCCGGCGTTGAAGTTCACAAACCCCTCGTGCATCACCGTGGTGCCCGGCGACAGGTAGGCGCCCAGTCGCACGCGAGAGGCATCCGCGATGCGTACCCGGTCGGGGCTGACGTAGTCGAGCATCCGGGGGAACTTGTCGATGCCGTGGGCGGCGATTCCCTGTCGTTGCAGCGAGGGGCGAAGGCGGTCGAAGTCGGAAGGCAGGACAGGGCCGGCGTTCGTCCACACGGCGATGGGCAGGTGCCCGAAGATCCCGTCCAGGTTGAGTGAGTTCGGTTCGGCCAGAAGGTGCGACAGCAGGTGCAGGCGCAGATAGGCGTCTGAGGTACCCAGCGGAGGCCGCTTCAGCTCGATCTCGACCGTCACCAGTTCGATGCGCACGTTGCGCCTGGTATCGGGGCCCGCAACCTCCTCCAGTTCGGCGGGAACAACCCACGGTTCTGCCGAGTCGGCGGCTCGACCCAGTCTCGGTGTGGGAAACCAGGTGTCGAGCACGGTTCCGTCGCCGGCAATGGTCGCGAGACCATAGCCCCAGGCATGGCTGGAGGACGGAGTTTCACGGGTCGGTTCCAAAGTCATGCACCAAGGCTAGTTGAGAAGAGAGTTCTGCTCGATCACCCGCCGGGGGCGAGCACCCTGACGTGCACACTGACGTGCATACCCACGAGCACGCTGAGAATGACGCCATCCCGCGTACCCACAAACAGTGCACCTAAACTACAAGCTATGCCGACGCACGATGCAGCCCCCGCCATTCTCGACCTGACGGCTTCGTCGATCGACCTGACTCGCCAGATCTGCGACATCGAGTCCGTGTCGGGTGACGAGAAGTCGCTCGCCGATGTCATCGAGAGCGTACTTTCTCCGTTTGGGCATCTGGAGATCATCCGTGACGGTGACACGGTCGTCGCGCGCACGAACCTCGGGCGTGCCCAGCGGGTAGTCATTGCGGGGCACATCGACACCGTGCCGCTGAACAACAACCTGCCGACCCGTTTCGAGACGATCGACGGCCTCGACTACCTGTGGGGTCGGGGCACCGTCGACATGAAAGCCGGCGTTGCAGTCCAGCTGAAACTGGCGGCAGAGCTCGACGACCCCGCAGTCGACATCACCTGGATGTGGTACGACCACGAAGAGGTCTCTGCAGAACTCAATGGTCTGACCCGGCTGGCTGCGAACAGGCCTGATCTCTTCGCCGGTGATTTCGCCATCCTCGGCGAGCCGACCCGGAGCCAGATCGAGGGCGGGTGCAACGGCAACCTGCGCATCGAGGTGCGTACCTTCGGCCTCCGCGCTCATTCGGCCCGGGGTTGGGTCGGCGAAAACGCCGTGCACAAGCTTGCGCCGATCCTCAACACTCTCGCGGCCTACGAGGCCCGGAACGTCGAGGTCGACGGACTCGTCTACCGCGAGGGCCTCAACGCGGTGGGAATCAGCGGGGGAGTCGCGGGCAACATCATCCCCGACGAGGCCATGGTGCACATCAACTACCGCTTCGCGCCGAACCGCTCCGGCGACGAGGCGATCGCCCACATGCACGAACTCTTCGGCGACTACGAGATCACGGTGGTCGACCTGGCCGAGGGGGCACGACCGGGTCTGGATGCTCCGCTCGCCCAACACTTCCTCGCAGCGGTCGGCGGGGTGGCGTTTCCCAAGTACGGCTGGACTGATGTCGCCCGGTTCTCAGCGCTCGGCATCCCGGCCGTCAACTACGGGCCGGGTGACCCCCTGAAGGCGCACGCCGACGATGAGCGGGTGCTTCTCGAGCAGATCACCGACTGTGAGCGGGGCCTGCGGGCCTGGCTCAGCGCCGACAACACCCCCCGGCATGGGTAGCGCCGATACAGGTAACGCCGGCACAGGCGGCGCAGGCAGAGGCGGCGCAGGCACAGGCGGGGTCGGCGCAGACGGCGCAGGCAGAGGCGGGGTCGGCCGGGTAGGCACACTCCCACAGGCGGCTCAGGGCCCGGGTCTGGCTGCGTCAGCTGGGGAGACGAGCGCGTCGGGGGCGAGCATCCATTCGGCGACCGAAAGCCGCGCAGGCTGGCGGTCGCCGTGGTGGCTCAGCGTCATCGGCATCTACCTGGCAGCACGCGCAGTGACGACGGTGATGCTGCTGGTTCTCGCCAGTGTGCAGGGCAAGAACCCGTGGACGGGTGCCCAGCCCTCGTATTGGGACTACGCGTCGATCTGGGACGGCACGTGGTACAAGATCATCGCCTACTGGCCGTACCCGAGCCAGTTGCCGCTCACCACCTCTGGCCACGTGAGCGAGAATGCCTGGGCATTTCTGCCGGGTTACCCGTATGTCGTGCGAGGGCTCTCGACGCTGACCACAGCGCCCTGGGAATACGTCTCGGTTGCGGTGTCGTTCGCCTTCGGGCTCGGAGCGGCGCTTGTCTTCTACAAACTGATGCGGCTCACTATGCCGCATGGCACCGCGCTCTTCGCTACGGTTCTGCTGTGCATTGCGCCCGTCTCGCCGATGTTCCAGGTGGCCTACGCCGAGTCGATGGCGCTGTTCCTGCTGATGCTGGCTCTCTGGTTCCTGATCAAGCGGAACTACTGGATGCTCTTCCCGATCGTCTTCGTCATGGCGCTCACGAGACCGAGCGGGCTGGCCTTCGCCCTCTGCCTGGCACTGTATTTCGGGTACCGGTGGTGGATGCGCGCGAAGGAACCGTTCGGGACGAAGGAGCGGGTACTCGTCGGAGCAGCGACGGTCTTCAGCGCCTTCATGGGCTTCGCGTGGACTCTCGTGGCCTGGGCTGGCACGGGCTACTTCTCGGCCTACACCGACACGGAGCTCGCCTGGCGGGCCAGCTACATCGGATACACGAAACTGATTCCGTTCACGGCCTGGTTCCAGGGTGGCAACTGGTGGCTGGGGGCACCTGCCGGGGCGATCGTGGTCGTGCTGCTGGCTGTCGCGTTCGCTCTGGTCATGGCGACGAAAGCGGTCAGGCGCATCGACCTCACGTTGCGACTCTGGGTGATCGCCTACGCGGTGTACCTCTTCGCCGTGTTCTTTCCGCAGTCGAGTACGTTCCGGCTGCTCATGCCTCTCTTCCCTCTGCTCGGTGTGATGGCGCTGCCGAAGTCGCGTGTGTACCGAGTCGCCCTGGTGATCGTCTTTCTCGCCGCCCAGTGGGGCTGGCTCCTGATCTGCTGGGGCGTGGACGGCTCGGATTGGTCTCCGCCGTGATGCTCGGACTTCTGACGCCGAGACAGTGTCAGTTTTTGACCACGGCGCCGATGCCCGATAATAGAAGAACGACACCACGAAAGGGGATGCCGCATGGCCGCCATGAAACCAAGGACCGGTGACGGCCCGATGGAGGCTGTTAAAGAAGGACGCCTCATAATCGTTCGGGTACCTCTCGAGGGCGGTGGGCGACTTGTCGTCTCCGTCAACGACGCTGAAGCACGCGAACTGCACGACGCTCTTGCTGGTG contains:
- the efeO gene encoding iron uptake system protein EfeO, which translates into the protein MTPSTSHSTLRLTLLAAVVAGSMLLTGCTAGSSAGSSVSSGSGAAPVANGAAQVAVTLTGSQCLLDYTTAPAGPVTFTVTNTDAAGLSEVELMSDKRILGERENIVAGLKPASFTVTLSGGSYALNCPGATAENTTFTVTGAATTAASDVQGRLTEGTTGYGAFIEDQAAGLVAAVATLDAAIQAGDVAAAKKAYAAARPFYERIEPVAESFADLDPQVDARVADVTPGTEWTGFHPIEKDLFETGAIADTTKALSTKLVADIAQLQTLTTGLSYKPEELANGASSLLEEVQSSKITGEEEAYSHIDLVDFAANIEGSEQAFEYLKPALTTIDPDLTTSISGQFESVDALLASYADTSALGGFVLYTDTLKASDATKLTQAIQALQAPLSQIAEKVATA
- the efeB gene encoding iron uptake transporter deferrochelatase/peroxidase subunit; translation: MGVSEETTAPESTGISRRAFFGGAVASAAAGAAAGITTTGLASTAANAGPAAVSASDSAYDFYGPHQAGIRTPPQDHLVLMVFDVTTTSAAELQVMLAKWSAAIAQYTGGLAVGAVEPERDLAVPGDTGEAEGMGPNQLTVTLGFAPSMFDDRFGWKPHRPAALVDIPAFASDALTPGYTGGDICVQACASDPQVAYHAIRNLARMARTTAATRYVVQGFGRASAGAGQTTPRNLMGFKDGTRNITTDDDFEKFVWVGDDADQQWMIGGSYLVTRKIHMLIETWDADFIGDQHAVFGRTKVQGAPLGGAHEFDTPDFAAKAADGSPVIPATSHVALAAHENNGGVKILRRGYNFTDGIDSVGRLDAGLMFISYQKDPAQFVALQSKLGASDRLNEYIRHVGSGVFAVPPGLSGAGDYFGKALFGA
- a CDS encoding EfeM/EfeO family lipoprotein, with product MKKHHSALALLAVAVTLVVSGCTAHSSTSMQSAAQPVTQAQFITLQLRESTSDFAVYLRQQAEQLDGGTAEFAAAYQSGDTALAQALNAPTRMFYNRMLVARSEFSDLAARIDGPDPALGSLNTSATAGTALSGWQAIESDLYPVAGQSPLTVEQRTALATALTTDTHSLSEAVYGLSLTTDEQTAGAAALIATLGNEAASGRKDSLSKSGVSDLQGYVDGARIVFDGIRAVLVTQDAALATRLDHQFAAVQDALNSYRDGVTFMTYDKLSESQASSLRSDVADLAASLARVEPTMGL
- a CDS encoding DUF6113 family protein; its protein translation is MSYEPLAANGRALGQAPHPDEPDVGESMVVRVGSWAIGLLLGVVYGMLGTVVNQATFSFFGLFDVPIGLIFACVGLALLLVGLRLILPTRTVAVLCAVGSVALVAVLTLPSPGGSVLIPANVAGYIWTFAPTIIALVTLAWPSRPLRRATAAQGGAGRLSGTGRPIE
- the fdxA gene encoding ferredoxin; this translates as MTYVIALPCVDVKDRACIDECPVDCIYEGERSLYIHPDECVDCGACEPVCPVEAIYYEDDLPEEWADYYKANVEFFDDIGSPGGAAKVGVIAKDHPVISVLPPQGA
- the dapC gene encoding succinyldiaminopimelate transaminase; the protein is MSLRALPDYPWDQMVPYVEQAKNHSGGIVDLSIGSPVDPTPELIREALAAATDAHAYPQTAGTPELRNAIVAWYARRRGVPGLTPEQALPTIGSKELVAWLPFMLGLGEGDVVVHPRAAYPTYEIGALVAGARAFASDDPAEWPAGTKLVWLNSPGNPDGHVLGVAELREAVARARELGAVIANDECYAELGWEGEWAAQPVPSILDPRVTGADATSVLSVYSLSKQSNLAGFRAAFIAGDAELIARLLNVRKQTGMMPPAPVQAAMTVALGDDTHVAAQKELYRARRAILKPALERYGLHIDRSEAGLYLWATGGVDAWQTIAELAALGIVAGPGTFYGEHFPQHVRFSLTATDAKIAEAVLRLAEVSRREATPGVL
- a CDS encoding citrate synthase, with amino-acid sequence MGEIDPDIQKATLSFPGGTAEFPILQSVDGASSMDISTLTKQTGLTTLDYGFVNTSATKSAITYIDGDKGILRYRGYPIDQIAENSTYLETAWLLIYGELPTPTELAEFDDKIRHHTLLHEDLKRFFDALPHNAHPMSVLSAGISALSTYYQDSLDPRNPEHVEISTIRLLAKLPVMAAYAHKKSLGQAFLYPDNSLSFIDNFLRLNFGTNAEPYVINPVLSKALERLLILHEDHEQNASTSTVRLVGSTEANIFASISAGINALYGPLHGGANEAVLTMLAQIRDSGEGVEKFVERVKNKEAGVRLMGFGHRVYKNYDPRAKLVKEAADEVLAALGVQDDLLDIAKELEAIALADEYFISRRLYPNVDFYTGVIYKAMGFPTRMFTVLFAIGRLPGWIAHWREMQIDPATKIGRPQQLYIGSPERDFPQSALEL
- the dapD gene encoding 2,3,4,5-tetrahydropyridine-2,6-dicarboxylate N-succinyltransferase, giving the protein MTLEPTRETPSSSHAWGYGLATIAGDGTVLDTWFPTPRLGRAADSAEPWVVPAELEEVAGPDTRRNVRIELVTVEIELKRPPLGTSDAYLRLHLLSHLLAEPNSLNLDGIFGHLPIAVWTNAGPVLPSDFDRLRPSLQRQGIAAHGIDKFPRMLDYVSPDRVRIADASRVRLGAYLSPGTTVMHEGFVNFNAGTLGTSMVEGRISQGVVVGDASDIGGGASIMGTLSGGGTQRVSIGRRVLLGANSGIGISIGDDSVVEAGLYVTAGTKVLLVGSAPKADGTVPSVKAVELSGVPNLLFRRNSISGAVEVLSRTGAGVTLNETLHA
- the dapE gene encoding succinyl-diaminopimelate desuccinylase, which produces MPTHDAAPAILDLTASSIDLTRQICDIESVSGDEKSLADVIESVLSPFGHLEIIRDGDTVVARTNLGRAQRVVIAGHIDTVPLNNNLPTRFETIDGLDYLWGRGTVDMKAGVAVQLKLAAELDDPAVDITWMWYDHEEVSAELNGLTRLAANRPDLFAGDFAILGEPTRSQIEGGCNGNLRIEVRTFGLRAHSARGWVGENAVHKLAPILNTLAAYEARNVEVDGLVYREGLNAVGISGGVAGNIIPDEAMVHINYRFAPNRSGDEAIAHMHELFGDYEITVVDLAEGARPGLDAPLAQHFLAAVGGVAFPKYGWTDVARFSALGIPAVNYGPGDPLKAHADDERVLLEQITDCERGLRAWLSADNTPRHG
- a CDS encoding DUF3117 domain-containing protein, with protein sequence MAAMKPRTGDGPMEAVKEGRLIIVRVPLEGGGRLVVSVNDAEARELHDALAGVVAPA